In Salvelinus namaycush isolate Seneca chromosome 15, SaNama_1.0, whole genome shotgun sequence, a genomic segment contains:
- the LOC120060140 gene encoding zinc finger protein 585A-like has protein sequence MSPERETLLDDIALSLWTLTEDNLRYLCERCGICVKDGSEVKGESRRSLRRKILEEYCENADLTESEEQGMSRLLQLKEDITGIEEEASVVPASPSQSATAGSSQACCHGEQNEERGGWFPSRQLEAEPVPHWLIIPQQRVRGNGEDEPNSPLSFKSETKCTESLGPGCDGGQQAPETASWQTLKRLTVLLEDCRFMPGQRVNIKAEEEEEEIISVFADDGKSSESSRPQEKTSHSSQREKSSTKQSRLKRHLHSGETPSHCSGSKESVSTVTLSKRPETVHPKEKCQGCGRSFSSSGCIRKHMPLFRSREKPFHCLECSRKYTRSDHMVICSGVRPYQCPDCEKQCQEVSHALVKSSDPNHVLVHSGEKLYQYPYCEKTFTASDHTQQLYTHTGETPYCCSVCNSYFVNALQFKRHKQEHTGEKPHVCSKCDLCFFIEEDLKAHEMIHTEKLHPCSDCGQTFSTARYLTKHKRIHLGIKPFRCTQCDKGYTNSDQLKVHTMTHTGERPYQCGQCKKSFKTKPHLKYHLLIHEVGMFHHCPDCDQRFSAEETLKEHMQLHMGEKPFHCLQCEKTYSTSDGLKEHMMTHTDSDGSPSTRNVEEQCQEIHAVEQSSNINQHPREHSVENPHPHQCPHCEKGFSKQSYLKEHLLLHACEMPYQCKKSYPTSRRLKDHKANSHIERPCICSDCGKSFAHLRSLTRHQQIHTGEKPHQCHICEKSFYRKSNLQQHLAVHAGKKPYQCSHCEKNFSRQLQLKIHMYSHTGEQTYHCADCNSYFLYALQFKRHMQEHTGEKPHLCADCGLTFLIEEDLKAHERIHRGEKPHHCSDCGRNFSSAGCLKQHKLLHLGHKSFQCERCDKKFSRSIQLKVHMSRHTGEKPYQCSDCDKSYCLSNLLQKHRSITHRGEKPYLCSDCGKCFGYRHQLVVHQRMHTGEKPFVCSECGKQYSNTCGLKIHQRTHTGEKPYQCPDCDQCFIRVDSLKHHQSSTHTGKWPFNCIICGKGFSSSCELKGHMRSHSGDKPYQCPVCEKRFTLAGTCRKHQKTHTVREKPHACSECGKSFVNVQRLKVHKRVHTGEKPYHCSDCGRNFTQLTSLNRHKVKQHKRI, from the exons ATGAGTCCAGAGAGGGAAACGTTGTTGGATGACATAGCACTGAGTTTATGGACTTTAACTGAGGATAATTTACGTTACCTATGTGAGCGGTGTGGAATATGTGTCAAAGATGGGTCTGAAGTCAAAGGAGAGAGTCGACGCTCATTGCGTCGTAAAATACTGGAGGAATATTGTGAGAATGCTGATCTAACAGAATCAGAGGAGCAGGGAATGTCTCGGTTACTACAACTGAAAGAAGACATCACCGGAATAGAGGAAGAGGCTAGCGTTGTACCCGCGAGTCCCAGCCAATCAGCGACAGCGGGCAGCTCACAAGCATGCTGCCATGGAGAacagaatgaagagagagggggttggtttCCCAGCAGGCAGCTGGAGGCAGAGCCAGTTCCACATTGGCTCATTATACCACAGCAGAGAGTGAGGGGG AACGGTGAAGACGAACCCAACTCGCCTCTTTCTTTCAAGTCTGAGACCAAATGTACAGAGTCACTGGGTCCTGGTTGTGACGGAGGGCAGCAGGCTCCAGAGACGGCGTCTTGGCAGACTCTAAAGAGGTTAACAGTGCTGCTGGAGGACTGCAGGTTTATGCCGGGCCAGAGAGTCAACATCAAagcagaagaggaggaggaggagattattTCTGTCTTCGCTGATGATg GAAAGAGCTCCGAGTCCTCAAGACCCCAAGAAAAGACATCTCACAGTTCTCAACGTGAGAAGAGCTCCACAAAACAATCACGTCTTAAACGGCACCTGCACTCTGGAGAGACGCCGTCCCACTGTTCAGGTAGCAAAGAAAGTGTCTCTACTGTGACGTTGTCAAAGAGACCCGAGACAGTCCATCCTAAAGAGAAGTGTCAGGGCTGCGGGAGAAGTTTCTCATCATCAGGATGTATCAGGAAACACATGCCGTTGTTCCGTTCAAGAGAGAAACCCTTCCACTGCCTAGAGTGTAGTAGGAAGTACACCAGATCAGATCATATGGTTATATGCTCTGGTGTGAGACCTTACCAATGCCCTGACTGTGAAAAACAATGTCAGGAAGTATCACATGCTTTAGTAAAAAGTTCTGATCCTAATCATGTGTTAGTACATTCTGGAGAGAAATTGTATCAATACCCTTACTGTGAGAAGACTTTCACCGCATCAGACCATACTCAacagctgtacacacacactggagagacacCTTACTGTTGTTCAGTTTGTAATTCATATTTCGTTAATGCGTTACAATTTAAGAGACATAAGCAAgagcacactggagagaagcctcacGTCTGCTCCAAATGTGATCTTTGTTTCTTTATAGAAGAGGACTTAAAAGCACATGAAATGATTCACACAGAGAAGCTTCACCCCTGTTCGGACTGTGGGCAAACATTTTCTACAGCGCGGTATTTAACCAAACACAAGAGGATACATTTAGGGATTAAGCCTTTCCGTTGCACCCAATGTGACAAGGGGTACACCAATTCAGATCAGCTAAAAGTTCATACGATGACGCATACTGGGGAGCGGCCTTACCAATGTGGTCAATGTAAGAAGAGTTTTAAAACCAAGCCCCATCTTAAATACCACCTGTTAATTCATGAGGTAGGGATGTTTCACCACTGCCCTGACTGTGATCAAAGGTTCTCTGCTGAGGAAACTTTAAAAGAACACATGCAGTTACACATGGGAGAGAAACCTTTCCACTGTCTGCAATGTGAGAAGACGTACAGTACTTCAGATGGATTAAAAGAACACATGATGACTCATACTGATTCTGATGGGTCACCAAGTACCAGAAATGTAGAAGAACAATGTCAGGAAATACATGCTGTCGAACAGAGTTCCAATATTAATCAACACCCGCGTGAACATTCTGTAGAGAACCCTCACCCTCATCAGTGTCCTCACTGTGAGAAGGGTTTCTCAAAACAATCGTATCTTAAAGAGCACTTGCTTTTACACGCTTGTGAGATGCCTTACCAGTGTAAGAAAAGTTATCCGACTTCCAGAAGATTAAAAGATCATAAGGCAAACTCTCATATAGAAAGGCCTTGTATTTgttctgactgtggaaagagctTTGCTCATCTACGCAGCCTTACTAGGCACCAGCAAATACACACTGGGGAAAAGCCTCACCAGTGCCACATCTGTGAGAAGAGTTTCTACAGAAAATCTAATCTTCAACAACACTTGGCAGTACATGCTGGCAAGAAACCTTACCAGTGCTCTCATTGTGAGAAGAATTTCTCAAGACAATTACAACTTAAGATACACATGTACTCACACACTGGAGAGCAAACTTACCATTGTGCCGATTGTAATTCATATTTCCTTTATGCGTTACAATTTAAGAGACATATGCAAgagcacactggagagaagcctcacCTCTGCGCTGACTGTGGTCTAACCTTCCTTATCGAAGAGGACTTAAAAGCACACGAAAGGATTCACAGAGGAGAGAAGCCTCatcactgctctgactgtgggcgAAATTTCTCCTCGGCGGGATGCTTAAAGCAACACAAGCTCTTACATCTGGGACACAAATCTTTCCAATGTGAGCGATGTGATAAGAAGTTCTCAAGATCGATTCAGTTGAAAGTTCATATGTCAagacacactggagagaaaccatatCAATGTTCTGACTGTGATAAAAGTTATTGTCTTTCCAACCTCTTACAAAAACATCGTAGTATaacacacaggggagaaaaaCCTTACctttgctctgactgtggaaagtgttttggTTACCGACACCAACTCGTAGTCCACCAGCGAATGCACACCGGGGAAAAGCCTTTTGTCTGCTCTGAGTGTGGAAAACAGTATTCCAATACATGTGGCTTGAAGATACATCAGCGAACACATACTGGAGAGAAACCGTACCAATGTCCTGACTGTGATCAATGTTTCATCCGGGTAGATTCCCTTAAACACCATCAATCATCAACGCATACCGGGAAGTGGCCTTTCAACTGCATTATTTGTGGGAAAGGTTTTTCGTCTAGCTGTGAGCTGAAAGGCCACATGCGCAGTCATAGTGGTGATAAACCTTATCAATGCCCCGTCTGTGAGAAGCGTTTCACGCTCGCGGGAACCTGTCGAAAACACCAGAAAACTCACACCGTGAGAGAGAAACCTCATGCCTGTTCTGAATGCGGAAAGAGTTTCGTAAATGTACAAAGACTAAAGGTACACAAGAGAGTACATACTGGTGAGAAGCCataccactgctctgactgtgggaggAACTTCACTCAATTGACAAGCTTAAATAGGCACAAGGTCAAACAACACAAAAGGATATAG